In a single window of the Emys orbicularis isolate rEmyOrb1 chromosome 11, rEmyOrb1.hap1, whole genome shotgun sequence genome:
- the SLC19A1 gene encoding reduced folate transporter translates to MSVVDDGSLKHPPESAVDQRWKFLVFYLCFYGFMTQIRPGESFITPYLLGADKNFTTVEVTNEITPVLSYSYMAVLVPIFLLTDYLRYKPVLVLQSLSHISIWLLLIFGTSILAMQFMEFFYGITMAARVAYSSYIFSLVTPSHYQRMASYSRSAVLMGVFTSSVLGQLCVTVGGVPFVTLNYVSLGFMLFGLILTLFLEQPKRSLFFNQSGAPAPSELDRMHPVGDKPVPPVPSHWRSSALFRMLRELGTIAKLPQLRLWSLWWIFNSAGYYLMLYYVQLLWNEIYPTTDNRKVYNGGVDAASTLLGAITAFAAGYVKIRWALWSELVIGGVTAFQAGLLLLMSTTSNIWLCYGAYILFRGSYQFLVPIAIFQIATSLSKELCALVFGVNTFFATVLKTIITMIISDKRGLGLSVHPQFYVYFAYFTLLAVVYLGAAVCVAVTHRRRKVPQEPAFAKELGSPAEEAPGKERSSEPGSVHI, encoded by the exons ATGTCTGTCGTGGATGATGGTTCTCTAAAGCACCCCCCTGAGTCTGCAGTGGACCAGCGCTGGAAGTTCCTCGTCTTCTACCTCTGTTTTTACGGCTTCATGACCCAGATCAGACCTGGGGAGAGCTTCATCACCCCCTACTTGCTGGGAGCTGACAAGAACTTCACCACAGTAGAG GTGACCAACGAGATCACTCCCGTCCTGTCCTACTCCTACATGGCCGTCCTGGTGCCCATCTTCCTGCTGACGGATTACCTGCGCTACAAGCCGGTGCTCGTGCTGCAGAGCCTGAGCCACATCTCCATTTGGCTGCTGCTGATCTTCGGCACCAGTATCCTGGCCATGCAGTTCATGGAGTTCTTCTACGGCATCACCATGGCGGCCCGCGTGGCCTACTCCTCCTACATCTTCTCCCTGGTCACCCCCTCGCACTACCAGCGCATGGCCAGCTACTCCCGCTCTGCCGTGCTGATGGGGGTCTTCACCAGCTCGGTGCTGGGGCAGCTCTGCGTCACCGTGGGCGGGGTGCCCTTCGTGACGCTCAACTATGTCTCGCTGGGGTTCATGCTCTTTGGGCTCATCCTGACACTCTTCCTGGAGCAGCCCAAGCGAAGCCTCTTCTTCAACCAGAGTGGTGCCCCCGCCCCCTCAGAGCTGGACAGGATGCACCCAGTCGGGGACAAGCCAGTGCCCCCCGTGCCCTCCCACTGGCGCAGCTCGGCCCTCTTCCGTATGCTGAGGGAGCTCGGCACTATCGCCAAGCTGCCCCAGCTGCGGCTCTGGTCCCTCTGGTGGATCTTCAACTCTGCCGGCTACTATCTCATGCTCTATTACGTGCAGCTCCTGTGGAATGAGATTTACCCTACCACGGACAACCGCAAGGTCTACAATGGCGGGGTGGACGCCGCCTCAACGCTGCTCG GTGCCATCACTGCCTTCGCTGCGGGCTATGTGAAGATCCGCTGGGCGCTGTGGTCGGAACTGGTGATTGGCGGCGTGACGGCATTCCAGGCTGGGCTGCTGTTGCTGATGAGCACCACCAGCAACATCTGGCTCTGCTACGGGGCCTACATCCTGTTCAGGGGCTCCTACCAGTTCCTGGTCCCCATAGCCAT TTTCCAGATTGCCACCTCCCTCTCCAAAGAGCTCTGTGCCCTGGTGTTTGGCGTGAACACCTTCTTTGCCACCGTCCTGAAGACCATCATAACCATGATCATATCAGACAAGCGGGGCCTGGGCCTTTCCGTGCATCCGCAG TTCTATGTGTACTTCGCCTACTTCACACTGCTGGCAGTGGTGTACCTCGGGGCAGCGGTGTGCGTGGCCGTGACGCACCGCCGGCGCAAGGTGCCGCAGGAGCCGGCGTTCGCCAAGGAGCTCGGCAGCCCTGCTGAGGAggcaccagggaaggagaggagctcGGAACCGGGCAGCGTGCACATCTGA